In Lacerta agilis isolate rLacAgi1 chromosome 1, rLacAgi1.pri, whole genome shotgun sequence, the following proteins share a genomic window:
- the LOC117061537 gene encoding spectrin beta chain, non-erythrocytic 5-like: MEEEYVQGQFKKLQEQRMTMQKKTFTNWVNNVFYKHGVDIRIHDLYTELKDGIYLLQLLELLSAEQLPRPNKGKMRVHFLENNSKAIQFLKTKVQVKVIGPENIVDGDRTLILGLMWIIILRFQIASIRLDKEEFGAKADVLSANDALLVWCQYKTASYPNVNVKDFSKSWSDGLAFNALIHAHRPDLIQYSSLRHDQPISNLNNAFTVAEKQLGITKLLDAEDVAVPFPDERSIMTYVSFYYHYFSRLKQDQTVQKRLTKIVFFLKETDDLKFQYEQMVSELLKWIKLKVVELDNRFFPNSLKEMRLLMGNFKTFRIVEKPPKYREKGIIEANFFHIRTKQRAHNQRAYLPPEGKTLRDLEKEWVVLEKAEHNRGKAIQEELLRLERVEQLVQRFLKKAAVREAYLEDMRGIIKKQNDWQPGTVEEHQAATRKLEAVEADMLSRDLRFKALSKMASEIKQENYHGKIQIEKKQNDIAHQWQDLMTQLQRQKHSLGAMQEGLVLLRDIDTITEELKGLKVSCVMHFTC; encoded by the exons GTGGACATTAGGATTCATGATCTCTATACTGAACTGAAAGATGGCATTTATCTCCTGCAGCTGTTAGAGCTGCTGTCTGCTGAGCAACTGCCCAGACCAAACAAGGGTAAAATGAGGGTTCATTTTCTGGAGAACAACAGCAAAGCTATCCAATTCCTCAAAACCAAG GTACAGGTGAAAGTAATTGGACCTGAGAACATTGTAGATGGGGACCGAACTCTCATTCTGGGTTTAATGTGGATAATTATCCTCAGATTTCAAATTGCATCCATCAGACTTGATAAG GAAGAGTTTGGGGCTAAAGCTGATGTCCTTTCTGCCAATGATGCCCTGCTGGTCTGGTGCCAGTATAAGACTGCCAGCTACCCTAATGTCAATGTGAAAGACTTCTCCAAAAGCTGGAGTGACGGGTTAGCCTTCAATGCACTCATTCATGCTCACAG GCCTGATCTCATCCAGTACAGCTCCCTGAGGCATGACCAGCCCATCAGTAACCTAAACAATGCCTTCACTGTGGCAGAGAAGCAGCTGGGAATCACAAAGTTGCTGGATGCTGAGGATGTGGCGGTGCCATTTCCAGATGAAAGATCCATCATGACTTACGTTTCATTCTACTACCATTACTTTTCCAGGCTGAAGCAGGACCAGACTGTCCAGAAAAGACTCACCAAA attGTGTTCTTCTTGAAGGAGACGGATGACTTGAAGTTCCAGTATGAGCAAATGGTCTCAGAGTTGTTGAAATGGATAAAGCTCAAAGTGGTGGAACTGGACAATCGCTTCTTTCCCAACTCCCTCAAGGAGATGCGCCTTCTCATGGGCAACTTTAAGACTTTCCGCATTGTGGAGAAGCCTCCCAAGTACCGGGAGAAGGGAATCATTGAAGCCAATTTCTTCCACATCAGAACCAAACAGCGAGCCCACAACCAACGTGCCTACCTGCCTCCTGAAGGAAAGACACTGAGAGATTTGGAGAAGGAATGGGTCGTTTTGGAGAAGGCAGAACACAACCGAGGAAAAGCAATCCAGGAGGAGCTCTTGAGGCTGGAGAGAGTTGAGCAACTGGTCCAGAGATTTCTGAAGAAAGCAGCTGTTCGTGAGGCCTACTTGGAGGACATGAGAGGGATAATAAAGAAGCAGAACGACTGGCAGCCTGGGACTGTGGAGGAACATCAGGCAGCCACAAGAAAGCTTGAAGCCGTTGAGGCGGATATGCTTTCCCGAGACCTACGCTTCAAAGCACTGTCTAAGATGGCTTCAGAAATCAAGCAGGAGAACTACCATGGCAAGATCCAGATTGAAAAGAA gcaaaatgACATTGCACATCAATGGCAAGACCTTATGACCCAGCTCCAGAGACAAAAACACTCCTTGGGGGCGATGCAGGAAGGCCTGGTCCTTTTGAGGGACATTGATACCATTACAGAAGAACTAAAAGGGCTGAAGGTATCTTGTGTTATGCATTTTACATGTTAA